A genome region from Armatimonadota bacterium includes the following:
- a CDS encoding catechol 2,3-dioxygenase, whose translation MDGFDVVQLAHVEIYTPKPEETYWFFHDLLGMEETTREGQSVYLRGYEDFYHHSLKITEAPRPGLGHIAWRAASPQALERRVKILEHCGAGQGWHDGDLGHGPAYRFTTPDGHVMELLWEVAYYQAPPAKRSPLKSRPSRRPLRGIPVRRLDHVNCLCAEVAPNRRFMMEQLGFKLREQKIGAGGVEVGAWLSVSPLVHEIGLMRDATGSRGRFHHVAFWYGYPQHLSDLADLCSDYGIRIEAGPGKHGTTQAYFMYVFEPGGTRVELFGDTGYLIFDPDWKTVVWDVANESDLEKSTIWFGGRLPETFYTYGTPPVEA comes from the coding sequence ATGGATGGATTCGATGTGGTGCAGCTTGCCCACGTAGAGATCTACACTCCGAAACCCGAGGAGACCTACTGGTTCTTCCACGACCTTTTGGGGATGGAGGAGACCACCCGGGAAGGGCAATCCGTGTACCTGCGGGGGTACGAGGATTTCTACCACCACTCCCTCAAGATCACGGAGGCCCCCAGGCCGGGGTTGGGGCACATCGCGTGGCGGGCGGCCTCCCCGCAAGCTCTGGAGCGGCGGGTGAAGATCCTCGAGCATTGCGGCGCGGGCCAGGGCTGGCATGACGGAGACCTGGGCCATGGCCCCGCTTACCGGTTCACCACCCCTGACGGACACGTGATGGAGCTCCTGTGGGAAGTGGCGTACTACCAGGCCCCCCCGGCAAAGCGGAGTCCCCTCAAGAGCCGTCCCTCCCGCAGGCCCCTGCGCGGGATTCCCGTGCGTCGATTGGACCACGTGAACTGCCTGTGCGCGGAGGTCGCGCCCAACCGCCGGTTCATGATGGAGCAGCTCGGATTCAAACTCCGGGAACAGAAGATCGGGGCGGGAGGCGTGGAAGTCGGTGCCTGGCTCAGCGTGAGTCCCCTCGTGCATGAGATCGGGCTCATGCGGGACGCCACGGGCAGCCGGGGGCGGTTCCACCACGTGGCCTTCTGGTACGGGTACCCCCAGCATCTCTCCGACCTGGCGGACCTCTGCTCGGACTACGGGATCCGCATCGAGGCGGGACCTGGGAAGCACGGGACCACCCAGGCATACTTCATGTACGTGTTCGAGCCCGGGGGAACCCGGGTGGAGCTCTTCGGGGACACCGGTTACCTGATCTTCGATCCGGACTGGAAGACGGTGGTGTGGGACGTGGCGAACGAGAGCGACCTGGAGAAGAGCACCATCTGGTTCGGCGGGCGTCTTCCGGAGACCTTCTACACCTACGGTACCCCGCCCGTGGAGGCGTGA
- a CDS encoding response regulator transcription factor, which translates to MPQQRIRVLIADDHGIVREGIRMILAAQEDIEVVGEASTGREAVELTRRMQPDVVLMDISMPDLNGIEATRRIREETPSVQVLGLTMHEEENYVFQMLKAGGAGYVLKRAAAEDLVAAVRAAARGEVFLYPSVAKLVVRDYLERARHQEDDASLDALTPREKEILALIAEGLTNQEIAQRLVISVKTVQTHRAHIMEKLNLHDRAELVRFAIRKGLIEP; encoded by the coding sequence ATGCCGCAGCAGAGAATTCGTGTCCTCATCGCGGACGACCACGGGATCGTCCGGGAGGGCATCCGCATGATCCTCGCGGCCCAGGAGGACATCGAGGTGGTGGGGGAGGCCAGCACCGGGCGGGAGGCGGTGGAGCTGACCCGGAGGATGCAGCCGGACGTGGTGCTCATGGACATCAGCATGCCCGACCTGAACGGCATCGAGGCCACCCGCCGGATCCGGGAGGAGACGCCCTCCGTACAGGTGCTGGGGTTGACCATGCACGAGGAGGAGAACTACGTCTTCCAGATGCTGAAGGCGGGAGGAGCGGGGTACGTGCTCAAGCGGGCCGCGGCGGAGGATCTGGTGGCCGCGGTGCGGGCCGCGGCTCGGGGAGAGGTGTTCCTGTATCCTTCTGTGGCGAAGCTGGTGGTCCGGGACTACCTGGAACGGGCCCGACACCAGGAGGACGATGCTTCCCTCGATGCCCTCACACCCCGGGAGAAAGAGATCCTCGCGCTCATCGCGGAGGGGCTCACCAATCAGGAAATCGCCCAGCGCCTCGTGATCAGCGTGAAAACCGTGCAGACCCACCGAGCCCACATCATGGAGAAACTCAACCTCCACGATCGGGCGGAGCTGGTGCGGTTCGCCATCCGCAAGGGGCTCATCGAGCCGTAG
- a CDS encoding 2-oxoacid:acceptor oxidoreductase family protein — protein MVKTFPIRNIRWHGRGGFGAKTAALLLAEAVIEAGGYAQASPEFGPERRGAPVQAYTRVSPYPIRRRGPIEEPDVVVVLDHRLLAVPDVLRGIRPSTWVVVNAPRPVRAPGVPVDQVVTVDASGIAQRVLGRDLPNIAVLAVVAVELVGLPAEAFCRWLRERLRREFPEEVTQANVQVAREAMEEGRKWRIAGRSLTAAL, from the coding sequence ATGGTCAAGACCTTTCCGATCCGAAATATCCGATGGCACGGGCGGGGCGGATTCGGGGCCAAGACCGCGGCCCTGCTCCTGGCGGAGGCGGTGATCGAGGCCGGAGGGTACGCCCAGGCCTCCCCGGAGTTCGGACCGGAGCGCCGGGGTGCTCCGGTCCAGGCCTACACCCGTGTCAGCCCGTACCCCATCCGCCGTCGGGGACCCATAGAGGAGCCAGACGTGGTGGTGGTGTTGGATCACCGGCTTCTTGCGGTGCCTGATGTGCTGCGGGGGATCCGGCCAAGCACGTGGGTGGTGGTCAACGCTCCCCGACCTGTGCGGGCACCGGGTGTGCCCGTGGACCAGGTGGTGACCGTGGACGCCTCAGGAATCGCTCAGCGTGTTTTGGGACGGGATCTGCCCAACATCGCCGTGCTGGCCGTGGTAGCGGTGGAGTTGGTCGGCCTTCCCGCGGAGGCGTTCTGCCGGTGGCTCAGGGAGCGGCTGCGTCGGGAGTTCCCGGAGGAGGTGACCCAGGCCAACGTGCAGGTCGCCCGGGAGGCCATGGAGGAGGGAAGGAAGTGGCGAATCGCTGGCAGGTCCTTGACCGCGGCCCTGTGA
- a CDS encoding 4Fe-4S binding protein: MANRWQVLDRGPVIPGGSSVAYRTGDWRQLRPVLDLPRCVHCLFCWLYCPDSAILVRDGQVVGVAYDHCKGCGICAAVCPPRANAIRMVPEGAP; the protein is encoded by the coding sequence GTGGCGAATCGCTGGCAGGTCCTTGACCGCGGCCCTGTGATCCCGGGCGGGAGCAGCGTCGCCTACCGTACTGGCGATTGGCGGCAGCTGCGGCCCGTGCTGGATCTCCCGCGGTGCGTGCACTGCCTGTTCTGCTGGCTGTATTGCCCGGATTCGGCGATCCTCGTGCGCGATGGGCAGGTGGTGGGCGTCGCCTACGACCACTGCAAGGGGTGCGGGATCTGCGCAGCCGTATGCCCGCCGAGGGCAAATGCCATCCGCATGGTCCCGGAGGGAGCGCCGTGA
- the porA gene encoding pyruvate ferredoxin oxidoreductase — protein MRTVAARRMALVGNEAVALAWRQIRPHVVAAYPITPSTQIMERFSQYVAEGEVDTEFLPVESEHSALSACVGAAAAGARVLTATSSQGLALMHEVLYIASGLRLPIVMNVGTRALSAPINIHGDHSDVMGARDAGWIQLFARSVQEAYDRTILAVRVAERARLPVMVCLDGFTLTHSLEPVEVYPDEAVQAFLGEGPQGGYSLLGEEPITVGPLALPDSYMEFRRALAEAHARALRILEEETEAFGAHFGRRLPALMEPFEMEDAEVAVVILGAYADVVEEAVRRWRERGERLGMVRLVVFRPFPTEELRKALARAPEVVVLERADTLSGLGGPLGVEVRAALYDLADRPRVTDGIFGLGGRELRDRELDAFLRDGPRGGVIYLGVEEPPCP, from the coding sequence GTGAGAACCGTGGCGGCCCGTCGCATGGCCCTGGTGGGCAACGAGGCGGTAGCCCTGGCGTGGAGGCAGATCCGACCCCACGTGGTGGCCGCCTACCCTATCACGCCCTCCACCCAGATTATGGAGCGCTTCAGCCAGTATGTGGCCGAGGGAGAGGTGGATACGGAGTTCCTCCCCGTGGAGAGCGAACATTCCGCCCTCTCGGCATGCGTCGGGGCTGCGGCCGCGGGAGCCCGGGTTCTCACCGCCACCAGCAGCCAGGGCCTTGCCCTCATGCACGAGGTCCTGTACATCGCAAGCGGCCTGCGGCTCCCCATCGTGATGAACGTGGGCACCCGGGCGCTCTCCGCACCCATCAACATCCATGGGGATCATTCGGACGTCATGGGAGCTCGGGATGCGGGCTGGATCCAGCTGTTCGCCCGCAGCGTGCAGGAGGCCTACGACAGGACCATCCTCGCCGTGCGGGTGGCGGAGCGGGCCAGGCTCCCGGTGATGGTGTGCCTGGACGGGTTTACCCTGACCCACAGCCTGGAGCCCGTGGAGGTGTACCCGGACGAGGCGGTGCAGGCATTCCTGGGCGAGGGGCCGCAGGGCGGCTACTCCCTCCTAGGGGAAGAACCGATTACGGTAGGCCCCCTTGCCCTTCCGGATTCCTACATGGAGTTCCGGAGGGCCCTGGCCGAGGCGCATGCGCGGGCCCTTCGGATTCTGGAGGAGGAAACGGAGGCCTTCGGGGCCCACTTCGGCCGCCGTCTTCCGGCCCTCATGGAGCCCTTCGAGATGGAGGACGCGGAGGTGGCCGTGGTGATCCTGGGGGCGTACGCGGACGTGGTGGAGGAGGCGGTGCGGCGGTGGCGGGAGCGCGGCGAGCGGCTCGGGATGGTGCGGCTCGTGGTTTTCCGGCCCTTCCCCACGGAGGAGCTCCGGAAGGCCCTGGCTCGTGCCCCGGAGGTGGTGGTGCTGGAGCGGGCAGACACCCTGAGCGGGCTGGGAGGTCCCCTGGGGGTCGAGGTCCGGGCGGCGCTGTACGACCTGGCGGACCGGCCGCGGGTGACGGACGGGATCTTCGGCCTGGGCGGTCGGGAGCTGCGCGACCGGGAGCTGGATGCGTTCCTGCGCGACGGCCCCCGGGGTGGCGTGATCTACCTGGGAGTGGAGGAACCCCCATGTCCTTGA
- a CDS encoding thiamine pyrophosphate-dependent enzyme, with translation MSLNLRELSQRTQGLAPGHRACAGCGFPVVVRLLLAVARRPLVVVNATGCMEVVTTIYPYSAWPVPYLHNAFENAAATASGVEAAIKALRRRGQLREEPKVVAIGGDGGTYDIGLQSLSGALERGHDFLYICYNNEAYMNTGIQRSSATPQGARTTTTPVGRVQRGKLQPRKDLTEIVVAHGIPYAAQASISHWADLARKLQKALEVCGPSFVNVLTPCQPGWDYPPEKTVEVARLAVESRYWPLYEVEQGRYRITYVPREPVPVRAFLETQGRFRHLVADDAAVAEVQRWVEANWQRLQAKARPH, from the coding sequence ATGTCCTTGAACCTGCGTGAGCTGTCGCAGCGGACCCAGGGCTTGGCACCGGGACACCGGGCCTGTGCGGGCTGTGGGTTCCCGGTGGTGGTGCGGCTGCTCCTGGCGGTGGCGCGGAGGCCCCTCGTGGTGGTGAACGCCACCGGCTGCATGGAGGTGGTGACCACCATCTACCCGTACTCCGCCTGGCCGGTGCCCTACCTGCACAACGCCTTCGAGAACGCAGCCGCCACCGCGAGCGGCGTGGAGGCGGCCATCAAGGCCCTGCGGCGGCGCGGGCAGCTGCGGGAGGAGCCCAAGGTGGTGGCCATCGGCGGCGACGGGGGGACTTACGACATCGGGCTGCAGAGCCTGTCGGGAGCCCTGGAGAGGGGGCACGACTTCCTGTACATCTGCTACAACAACGAGGCGTACATGAACACCGGCATCCAGCGCTCCAGCGCCACCCCTCAGGGTGCCCGGACCACCACCACGCCCGTGGGCCGGGTGCAGCGGGGGAAGCTGCAGCCCCGGAAGGACCTGACGGAGATCGTGGTGGCCCACGGGATCCCGTACGCGGCGCAGGCCAGCATCAGCCACTGGGCGGACCTGGCCCGCAAGCTACAGAAGGCCCTGGAGGTCTGTGGCCCCAGCTTCGTGAACGTGCTCACGCCCTGCCAGCCGGGTTGGGACTACCCGCCGGAGAAAACGGTGGAGGTGGCGCGGCTCGCGGTGGAAAGCCGCTACTGGCCGCTGTACGAGGTCGAGCAGGGCCGGTACCGGATCACCTACGTGCCCCGGGAGCCCGTGCCCGTGCGGGCGTTCCTGGAAACACAGGGGCGGTTCCGCCACTTGGTGGCGGACGACGCTGCGGTGGCGGAAGTGCAACGGTGGGTGGAGGCGAACTGGCAGCGTCTGCAGGCGAAGGCGCGCCCGCACTGA